A stretch of Sphingorhabdus sp. YGSMI21 DNA encodes these proteins:
- a CDS encoding TonB-dependent receptor: protein MIGTRNISRRALMAAASLYALGSAGTAMAQDAPAPAPEAEAAETDENIIIVSGFRASLENALVAKRDSNLIIESVTAEDIGKFPDQNIAESLQRLPGVQIDRENGQGTKVRIRGLDQNLTLLNGDLFVSGQETFKVGEGNFVRNDSLEGVPSELIGGVEVFKSPNASLIEGGLGGIVNLKTRSALDMKDGFTIAGNARLNKGTEISGWEPTGALIAGYNFNDQLGIIASFSYDKTNDHHNVLGGENRGNWAFAAGRRDTATTPTNYYAPEYRYITDRDQYRRRWGASLGLNYRPTDELELSATYIHSDLKVDTREASAKFPFGQGELLQLSSDAVIDSDGVLQSGTVQANSAEVISLVDVTNIKSDNLQFGIDWDNGSNFRASIAANYSTADLNREVANADVRYTQYGIRQTDPGGALIDGVPGNPAAPATWDFTYDNGKFPVFGFGAGTADDLFTNPANGYFKSHWAFGDRSKVDGHSIKADFAYDVDNSDDNTITLSAGFRYGQRTVEFGSGRYLADLSGKGELDATAIPESEREDNFQYNWTPYGYFQDGAIGFKICDLPEANKPAAFAGCSRFGNSPAVNTPFQSFLSNPERVETIKNFAGGGNIPGDSISVQDRSQMTDALGWLQALYPDTPISYFEDPLQAYLVKEETKSGYIMADMGGADDPYHINVGLRVVNTRLRVDQNQPSNADPSYWGTDSWNGVLRDFQTDTIVRSTTDFLPSINAVVDIADDKKLRFSAARVVARQALDDLGRGFSTQFTRDSTVGSPTENLFLFTNGSRGNAELEPFRAYQFDLAYEMYFGRQGLLSVGAFWKEVDSFIVTETVPIFVNDQSGGRLGPVSQPANGTGGRVRGFEVAGQYAFDFGLGFTANYTFSDTKTDGFNDFDSNLALPGVSKHSFNSQIYFERDGFAARASYTWRSKQYVGNFGFGDGGVTRTLGIYQRSYGQLDGQISYDFNENFGVLVEGINLTKADQSAYLQFPELPFRYESGSRRIYVGGKFKF, encoded by the coding sequence ATGATCGGTACCAGAAATATATCTCGTCGTGCTTTGATGGCTGCTGCTTCCCTATATGCATTGGGAAGCGCCGGCACTGCCATGGCCCAGGATGCTCCCGCTCCGGCTCCGGAAGCGGAAGCCGCCGAGACGGATGAGAATATCATCATCGTCAGCGGTTTCCGGGCTTCGCTGGAAAACGCGCTGGTCGCCAAACGCGACTCAAACCTGATCATTGAATCGGTGACGGCGGAAGATATCGGCAAATTCCCGGACCAGAATATCGCCGAGTCGCTGCAACGCCTTCCCGGTGTCCAGATCGACCGCGAAAATGGCCAGGGCACGAAGGTCCGTATCCGCGGCCTCGATCAGAACCTGACGCTCCTTAATGGCGACCTGTTTGTCAGTGGCCAGGAAACCTTCAAGGTCGGCGAGGGCAATTTCGTCCGCAATGACTCGCTGGAAGGCGTGCCATCGGAACTGATCGGTGGCGTTGAAGTGTTCAAGTCACCCAACGCCTCCCTTATCGAAGGCGGTCTTGGCGGTATCGTCAATCTGAAGACACGCAGCGCGCTGGACATGAAAGACGGGTTCACCATCGCCGGCAACGCCCGTTTGAACAAGGGCACGGAAATCAGCGGATGGGAACCGACCGGAGCGCTGATCGCGGGTTATAATTTCAATGACCAGCTGGGTATCATCGCCTCGTTCAGCTATGACAAGACCAACGACCATCACAATGTGCTCGGCGGGGAAAATCGCGGCAACTGGGCCTTTGCTGCCGGTCGCCGGGACACGGCAACCACGCCGACCAACTATTATGCTCCGGAATATCGCTATATAACCGATCGCGATCAATATCGCCGGCGCTGGGGTGCTTCGCTTGGCCTCAACTATCGCCCGACCGACGAGTTGGAGCTTAGCGCAACCTATATCCACTCCGATCTGAAAGTGGACACCCGCGAGGCCTCGGCCAAATTCCCGTTCGGTCAGGGGGAATTGCTGCAACTCAGCTCTGACGCCGTAATCGACTCCGACGGCGTCTTGCAGAGCGGCACCGTGCAGGCGAATTCGGCCGAGGTTATCTCGCTGGTTGATGTTACGAATATCAAGTCGGACAATCTGCAGTTCGGCATCGACTGGGACAATGGCAGCAATTTCCGCGCCAGTATCGCAGCCAATTATTCCACCGCAGACCTCAATCGCGAAGTGGCCAATGCCGATGTGCGCTACACCCAATATGGCATTCGCCAGACTGATCCGGGCGGCGCCCTGATCGACGGGGTGCCCGGCAATCCGGCTGCCCCGGCGACCTGGGATTTCACCTATGACAATGGCAAGTTCCCGGTCTTCGGCTTCGGCGCCGGAACCGCCGACGATCTGTTCACCAATCCGGCCAACGGCTATTTCAAGTCGCACTGGGCCTTTGGCGACCGGTCCAAGGTGGACGGCCATTCGATCAAGGCTGATTTCGCCTATGATGTGGACAATAGCGATGACAACACGATCACGCTGAGCGCAGGCTTCCGTTATGGCCAGCGCACCGTCGAGTTCGGTTCAGGACGCTATCTGGCGGACTTGTCCGGCAAAGGTGAACTGGATGCGACGGCGATTCCGGAATCCGAGCGTGAAGACAATTTCCAGTATAACTGGACGCCTTATGGTTATTTCCAGGACGGTGCGATCGGTTTCAAAATCTGTGATTTGCCAGAGGCCAACAAGCCTGCAGCCTTCGCCGGTTGCTCCCGCTTTGGTAACTCGCCTGCTGTCAACACGCCGTTCCAGTCCTTTTTGTCCAATCCGGAACGGGTTGAGACGATCAAGAATTTTGCTGGTGGCGGCAATATTCCGGGCGACAGTATCTCGGTTCAGGACCGGTCGCAGATGACCGATGCTCTCGGCTGGCTGCAAGCGCTATATCCGGATACGCCGATCAGCTATTTCGAGGATCCGCTGCAGGCCTATCTGGTCAAGGAAGAAACGAAGTCCGGCTATATCATGGCGGATATGGGCGGAGCGGACGATCCCTATCATATCAATGTCGGTCTGCGGGTCGTGAACACCAGATTGCGGGTCGACCAGAACCAGCCATCCAATGCCGATCCCAGCTATTGGGGTACCGACAGCTGGAACGGCGTTTTGCGCGACTTCCAGACCGATACGATTGTCCGCAGCACGACCGATTTCCTGCCGAGCATCAACGCGGTGGTCGACATTGCCGATGACAAGAAGCTCCGTTTCTCCGCCGCGCGCGTGGTTGCACGTCAAGCGCTCGATGACCTGGGTCGCGGATTCTCTACGCAGTTTACCAGAGATTCCACTGTTGGATCGCCGACCGAGAACTTGTTTCTGTTTACCAACGGGTCACGGGGCAATGCCGAGCTGGAGCCGTTCCGCGCCTATCAGTTCGATCTGGCCTATGAAATGTACTTTGGTCGGCAAGGCCTGCTTTCGGTTGGTGCCTTCTGGAAAGAAGTCGACTCCTTCATCGTCACGGAGACCGTTCCGATTTTCGTGAACGATCAGTCGGGCGGTCGATTGGGGCCGGTTAGCCAGCCAGCCAACGGCACCGGCGGCCGGGTCCGGGGTTTCGAGGTTGCCGGTCAATATGCCTTTGACTTCGGTCTGGGCTTCACCGCCAACTATACATTCTCGGATACAAAAACCGATGGCTTCAACGATTTTGACAGCAATCTGGCCTTGCCGGGTGTGTCGAAACATTCGTTCAACAGTCAGATCTATTTCGAAAGAGATGGTTTTGCTGCGCGGGCTTCCTACACGTGGCGGTCGAAGCAATATGTCGGAAACTTCGGCTTTGGCGATGGTGGGGTGACGCGCACATTGGGTATCTACCAGCGGTCCTATGGCCAGCTGGATGGACAGATTTCCTATGACTTCAACGAGAATTTCGGCGTGCTTGTCGAAGGTATCAACCTGACGAAGGCAGACCAGTCCGCCTATCTGCAGTTCCCGGAATTGCCATTCCGCTATGAATCGGGATCGCGCAGAATTTACGTCGGCGGCAAATTCAAGTTCTAG
- a CDS encoding LacI family DNA-binding transcriptional regulator, which produces MSDSKKRATIVDVATAADVSIKTVSRVFNNEPHVRKVLRDKVLKAAEELDYHPNIMARGLVGRRSYLLGLIYENPSPNYVVELQRGALDRLHGEKYRLLVLPVESVAKVAGKIMSILRAAALDGVILTPPASDHPQVLSELTRHNFPFSRVAPTESLEYGPSRTTDDVEAARKMTAYLLELGHRRIGVIKGDPTHPSSGARLNGFLDALKSAGVSHAPDLEEQGYYTYESGLAAAHKLLDRPDRPTAIFAQNDDMAAAAIMAARDLGLSVPDDVSIAGFDDSAIAQIVWPRITTVHQPVYDMARDATDALIAKLDKKPFAMLETHACELIVRQSTAPPAGKS; this is translated from the coding sequence ATGTCAGATTCCAAAAAGCGGGCTACGATTGTTGATGTCGCGACGGCTGCAGATGTCTCGATCAAGACCGTTTCCAGGGTCTTCAACAACGAGCCCCATGTCCGGAAGGTGCTGCGCGACAAGGTCCTGAAAGCCGCGGAAGAACTGGACTATCATCCCAATATCATGGCACGCGGACTGGTTGGCCGCCGGTCCTATCTGCTCGGCCTGATCTACGAGAATCCCAGCCCCAACTATGTGGTGGAACTGCAGCGCGGCGCGCTGGACCGCCTGCACGGGGAAAAATACCGCCTGCTTGTGCTGCCGGTGGAATCGGTCGCCAAGGTCGCCGGCAAGATCATGAGCATATTGCGGGCCGCCGCGCTGGACGGGGTGATCCTGACCCCGCCCGCGTCCGATCACCCGCAGGTGCTCAGCGAACTGACCCGTCACAATTTCCCGTTTTCCCGCGTTGCCCCCACCGAATCGCTGGAATATGGCCCGAGCCGGACCACCGACGATGTCGAAGCGGCGCGAAAAATGACCGCCTATTTGCTGGAACTCGGCCATCGCCGTATCGGCGTGATCAAGGGCGACCCGACCCACCCGTCCAGTGGCGCCAGGTTGAACGGCTTTCTCGACGCGCTGAAGAGCGCGGGCGTGTCGCATGCGCCGGATCTCGAAGAACAGGGCTATTATACCTATGAATCCGGTCTGGCCGCAGCCCACAAGCTGCTCGACCGGCCCGACCGGCCGACCGCGATTTTTGCCCAGAATGACGACATGGCCGCCGCGGCGATCATGGCCGCGCGCGACCTCGGCCTGAGCGTGCCCGACGATGTCTCGATCGCCGGCTTTGACGACAGCGCGATCGCACAGATCGTCTGGCCGCGCATCACCACCGTCCACCAGCCGGTCTATGACATGGCGCGCGATGCCACCGACGCGCTGATCGCCAAGCTCGACAAAAAGCCCTTTGCGATGCTGGAAACCCATGCCTGCGAGCTGATTGTCCGGCAATCGACCGCGCCACCCGCCGGCAAGTCATGA
- a CDS encoding exo 1,3/1,4-beta-D-glucan glucohydrolase yields MTCNAYHRIAGPLLALTMIPACVSTPLPAEKIAATPDDTAATVHPDIWPQADWPYAKDAAVESRIESLLARMTVEEKVGQVIQADIASVTPEEAKRYHLGSILNGGNSAPGGDEFAPPEKWLALADAFYDASVDTSGGRTAIPIIWGTDAVHGHSNIVGATLFPHNVGLGAMRDPELLERIAQATALELRSTGMEWTFAPTITVPQDGRWGRAYEGYSQDPALVASYVGRFIRGLQGVPSDEPILNGPHVLASTKHFLADGGTFEGRDQGDARISETELRDVHGTPYVPAINAGVQTIMASFSSWNGKKITGHKGLLTDVLKERMRFGGFVVSDWNAHGQIQGCTNASCPQAINAGLDMYMAPDTWKPLYHSLVKQAKDGTVPMARLDDAVANILRVKIRAGLFEAGRPSSRPYSGRYDLLGSADHRALAREAVRKSLVLIKNNGQILPLSPKSHILVAGDGADDIGRASGGWTLTWQGTGISNDKFPGATSIWQGISDAVTAAGGTARHAPDGSYEQKPDAAIVVFGETPYAEFQGDLKTLQLKPELKGPVATMRKLKAQGIPVVSVFLTGRPLWTNPEINASDAFVAAWLPGSEGGGVADMLFRDEDGNLAHEFEGRLSFSWPMTADALGPRLFDLDYGLTTDAVSDVPVLPEISGVAEEETSAGLFFDKGLPTASWSLMVSDGESDRTRITTTPVEAVDGRVEVRAVDHLTQEGARQFTTDGSGPALIELVTHAPIDISRETNGDVLLLVTMRYDEKGSAPLIFSMQCGPGCGGAVAPGGLDALQAGEWQTVGLSLKCFANAGADVSKLDAPFQISTSGAVKFSLSRVAVGTVADRILDCE; encoded by the coding sequence TTGACCTGTAATGCGTACCACAGAATCGCCGGCCCGCTGCTGGCCCTGACCATGATCCCGGCATGCGTGAGCACTCCGCTGCCGGCGGAAAAAATCGCCGCCACGCCCGATGATACGGCCGCGACCGTCCATCCTGACATCTGGCCACAGGCCGATTGGCCCTATGCCAAAGATGCCGCCGTCGAATCGCGCATCGAATCGCTGCTAGCCCGTATGACGGTCGAGGAGAAAGTCGGCCAGGTCATCCAGGCGGATATCGCCAGCGTCACGCCGGAGGAAGCGAAACGCTATCATCTCGGGTCGATTCTCAATGGCGGCAATTCGGCGCCGGGCGGAGACGAATTCGCGCCGCCGGAGAAATGGCTGGCACTGGCCGACGCCTTTTATGATGCGTCGGTCGACACCAGCGGCGGACGCACCGCCATACCGATCATCTGGGGCACCGACGCGGTGCACGGCCACAGCAATATCGTCGGCGCGACTCTCTTTCCCCATAATGTCGGACTCGGCGCGATGCGCGATCCGGAATTGCTGGAGCGAATCGCCCAGGCGACCGCTCTCGAATTGCGCTCGACCGGAATGGAGTGGACCTTCGCTCCAACCATAACGGTACCGCAGGACGGCCGCTGGGGCCGCGCCTATGAAGGCTATTCGCAGGATCCCGCTCTGGTCGCCAGCTATGTCGGCCGGTTCATCCGAGGGCTGCAGGGAGTCCCCAGCGACGAGCCGATCTTGAACGGGCCCCATGTACTCGCCAGCACCAAGCATTTTCTGGCCGATGGCGGTACATTTGAAGGCCGCGATCAGGGCGATGCCCGGATCAGCGAGACCGAATTGCGCGATGTCCACGGCACACCCTATGTTCCGGCCATCAACGCCGGCGTACAGACAATCATGGCAAGCTTTTCCAGCTGGAACGGCAAGAAGATCACCGGCCACAAGGGCCTGCTGACCGACGTATTGAAGGAGCGCATGCGCTTTGGCGGTTTCGTGGTCAGCGACTGGAACGCCCACGGCCAGATACAGGGATGCACCAACGCGAGCTGCCCGCAGGCGATCAACGCCGGGCTCGACATGTATATGGCTCCGGATACCTGGAAGCCGCTCTATCACAGCCTGGTGAAACAGGCGAAGGACGGCACCGTGCCAATGGCCCGGCTGGACGACGCGGTCGCCAATATATTGCGGGTCAAAATCCGGGCCGGACTGTTTGAAGCCGGACGCCCTTCGAGTCGCCCCTATTCCGGCCGCTATGATCTTCTCGGCAGCGCGGATCACCGCGCGCTGGCCCGGGAAGCGGTGCGCAAGTCGCTGGTTCTTATCAAGAACAATGGGCAGATATTGCCGCTCAGCCCGAAGAGCCATATTCTTGTCGCCGGCGATGGCGCCGATGATATCGGCCGCGCTTCGGGTGGCTGGACGCTGACCTGGCAGGGCACCGGCATTTCGAACGACAAATTTCCGGGGGCGACCTCGATCTGGCAGGGCATCAGCGATGCCGTCACCGCTGCCGGCGGCACCGCCCGTCATGCACCCGACGGCAGCTACGAGCAAAAGCCGGACGCAGCGATCGTCGTCTTTGGCGAAACGCCCTATGCCGAATTCCAGGGCGACCTGAAAACGCTGCAACTCAAGCCCGAACTCAAAGGTCCCGTGGCGACGATGCGCAAGTTGAAAGCGCAGGGCATTCCGGTCGTATCCGTCTTTCTCACGGGGCGTCCCCTGTGGACCAATCCGGAAATCAATGCGTCCGACGCCTTTGTCGCGGCCTGGCTGCCCGGCTCCGAGGGCGGCGGCGTGGCAGACATGCTGTTCCGCGACGAAGACGGCAATCTGGCCCATGAATTCGAGGGGAGACTAAGCTTCAGCTGGCCGATGACGGCCGACGCATTGGGTCCCCGCCTGTTCGATCTGGACTATGGTTTGACCACGGACGCTGTTTCCGACGTGCCTGTGTTGCCGGAAATTTCCGGCGTCGCCGAAGAGGAGACCAGCGCCGGACTGTTTTTCGACAAGGGTCTGCCCACCGCTTCCTGGTCGCTGATGGTCTCGGATGGCGAGTCGGACCGGACGCGCATCACCACCACGCCGGTGGAAGCCGTCGATGGCCGGGTAGAGGTCCGGGCGGTCGACCATCTGACGCAGGAAGGCGCGCGCCAATTTACCACCGATGGCAGCGGCCCTGCCCTGATCGAGCTGGTGACCCATGCGCCGATCGACATCAGCCGCGAAACCAATGGTGATGTGCTGTTGCTGGTGACGATGCGCTATGACGAAAAGGGCAGCGCCCCGCTCATATTCTCGATGCAATGCGGTCCGGGCTGCGGCGGAGCCGTCGCACCGGGCGGGCTTGACGCGCTGCAGGCCGGCGAATGGCAGACCGTGGGCCTGTCGCTGAAATGTTTCGCCAATGCGGGCGCCGACGTCAGCAAGCTGGACGCGCCCTTCCAGATATCCACCAGCGGTGCCGTCAAATTCAGCCTGTCGCGGGTCGCGGTGGGGACGGTGGCCGACAGGATATTGGACTGCGAATGA
- a CDS encoding tryptophan halogenase family protein: MSEAQHIRKIAIVGGGTAGWSAACLLGRIFARDNTEITLIESSAIPTVGVGEATIPPIFEFLQLLEIDPVDFVRETQSTFKLAIEFRDWLKVGHSYWHPFGNFGLTIDRRPFHHYWWKNQAEGHDESVADFCPSIALAEKNKFLFPPADGQFPGGALSYALHFDAGLVAKYLRQVSEGLGVTRLDRKVQSATLNDRGHIGELLCDDGSRVAADLYIDCSGFRGLLIEQSLNAGYEDWTNWLPCDRAVAVQSEAVLPRTPYTISTAREAGWQWRIPLQNRVGNGYVYSSAFISDADAQDRLVGSLDGKPLADPRVIGFTAGHRKKFWDGNCVSIGLSAGFLEPLESTSIHLIVTGLNRLLDYFPDRNFDPSLQAAYNRETLTEYEHIRDFLLLHYYPNQRVGEPFWDQVRHAPLPDSLATKMEMFRKNGRIISRRRELFHDLSWFFVARGMGITPESYDPLVDIPDFADVRDVMGQVGDAVGRLADAAPTHDQFLDALITPGNHRRPAFHAPSISGFGR, encoded by the coding sequence ATGAGCGAAGCGCAGCATATCCGGAAAATCGCGATCGTCGGAGGCGGCACAGCCGGTTGGTCCGCGGCCTGTCTGCTGGGACGTATCTTTGCCCGCGACAACACCGAAATCACGCTGATCGAATCCTCTGCCATTCCCACCGTCGGCGTCGGCGAAGCGACCATCCCGCCGATCTTCGAATTTCTCCAGCTGCTGGAAATTGATCCCGTCGACTTTGTCCGGGAAACCCAGTCCACTTTCAAACTCGCTATCGAATTCCGTGACTGGCTGAAGGTCGGGCATAGCTACTGGCATCCGTTCGGCAATTTCGGCCTGACCATCGATCGCCGGCCCTTCCACCATTACTGGTGGAAAAACCAGGCGGAGGGCCATGACGAAAGCGTGGCCGATTTCTGCCCCTCGATCGCGCTCGCCGAGAAGAATAAATTTCTCTTTCCGCCCGCTGACGGACAATTTCCCGGCGGGGCCTTGTCCTATGCCCTGCATTTCGACGCCGGTCTTGTCGCCAAATATCTGCGGCAGGTTTCCGAAGGGCTGGGCGTCACCCGCCTCGACCGGAAGGTACAGAGCGCAACGCTCAACGATCGTGGCCATATAGGCGAACTGCTGTGCGATGACGGATCGCGGGTGGCCGCCGATCTCTACATTGACTGTTCCGGTTTTCGCGGGCTGCTGATCGAGCAGAGTCTGAACGCGGGCTATGAGGACTGGACCAACTGGCTGCCTTGTGACCGTGCGGTTGCGGTGCAGAGCGAAGCGGTGTTGCCGCGCACGCCCTATACAATTTCAACCGCGCGAGAAGCGGGCTGGCAATGGCGCATCCCGCTGCAGAACCGGGTCGGCAACGGCTATGTCTATTCCAGTGCCTTCATCAGCGATGCCGATGCGCAAGACCGGCTGGTCGGATCACTGGATGGAAAACCATTGGCCGATCCGCGGGTGATCGGATTTACCGCCGGCCACCGCAAGAAATTCTGGGACGGCAATTGCGTCTCGATCGGCCTGTCCGCCGGTTTTCTCGAGCCGCTGGAATCGACCAGCATCCACCTGATCGTGACCGGCCTCAACCGGTTGCTCGACTATTTCCCCGACCGCAATTTCGATCCCTCGCTGCAAGCCGCCTATAATCGCGAGACGCTGACCGAATATGAGCATATTCGCGATTTTCTGCTGCTGCATTATTATCCCAACCAGCGGGTCGGCGAGCCGTTCTGGGATCAGGTCCGCCATGCGCCGCTGCCCGACAGTCTGGCCACGAAGATGGAGATGTTCCGCAAGAACGGTCGCATCATATCGCGGCGGCGCGAGCTGTTTCACGATCTGAGCTGGTTCTTTGTCGCGCGCGGCATGGGCATCACGCCGGAAAGCTATGATCCGCTGGTGGATATTCCGGATTTTGCCGATGTCCGGGATGTGATGGGGCAGGTGGGGGACGCGGTCGGCCGGCTGGCCGATGCCGCCCCGACCCATGACCAGTTTCTCGACGCGCTGATCACGCCGGGCAACCATCGCCGGCCTGCCTTCCACGCGCCCTCTATTTCGGGCTTTGGCCGCTGA
- a CDS encoding sugar MFS transporter: protein MTIEATGAPAAAPAEGSKLETRGVLILVVAIFFLFGGITNLNDVLIPKLKGLFSLNYAQAMLVQFAFFTSYAIFSIPAGIVMKKLGYFRGIVLGFGIMAVSCLLFLPAAYSGLFGSFLAALFMLGGGITLLQVAVNPLILSLGSPETAHSRLTFAQFFNSVGVFLMVRFGAEIILGETAETDGSTLTGEALKAYRVAETTVIGHSYIGLAIVLALIAVMFWFARNFIERQKVEEVKMTGSFALLRSNARLRFGVVCIFLYVGAEVAIASIMVNYLGDDRTLALDPRSAGIMLSYYWLGALIGRLMGGFLLRLTRPGLLLALFAAAAIVLNIVSAVSTGELSAYSLVAVGLANSIMFPTIFSLATEGLDEEAPQASGLLCTAIVGGAIIPLLTGVVADAGGLAVALVVPMGCYAVIAWYGLYAARK, encoded by the coding sequence ATGACAATTGAGGCAACAGGCGCGCCAGCCGCTGCGCCGGCAGAGGGTTCGAAGCTCGAGACGCGCGGCGTCCTGATATTGGTGGTGGCGATATTTTTCCTGTTCGGCGGGATAACCAATCTGAACGATGTGCTGATCCCGAAACTCAAGGGCCTGTTCTCGCTCAACTATGCGCAGGCGATGCTGGTGCAGTTCGCCTTTTTCACCAGCTATGCCATTTTCTCGATCCCTGCCGGTATCGTGATGAAAAAGCTCGGCTATTTTCGCGGCATTGTCCTCGGCTTCGGGATCATGGCCGTTTCCTGCCTGCTGTTCCTCCCGGCCGCCTATTCGGGCCTGTTTGGATCCTTTCTCGCGGCCTTGTTCATGCTCGGCGGCGGCATCACCCTGCTACAGGTCGCGGTCAATCCGCTGATCCTGTCGCTCGGCAGCCCGGAAACCGCGCATAGCCGCCTGACCTTCGCGCAATTTTTCAATTCGGTCGGCGTCTTCCTGATGGTCCGCTTTGGGGCCGAAATCATCCTCGGCGAGACCGCAGAAACCGATGGCTCGACGCTCACCGGAGAGGCGCTGAAAGCCTATCGGGTCGCGGAAACGACGGTCATCGGCCACAGCTATATCGGCCTTGCCATCGTCCTTGCGCTGATCGCCGTGATGTTCTGGTTTGCGCGCAATTTCATCGAGCGCCAGAAGGTCGAGGAAGTGAAGATGACGGGCAGCTTCGCCCTGCTGCGCAGCAATGCCCGCTTGCGCTTCGGCGTGGTCTGCATCTTCCTCTATGTCGGCGCGGAAGTCGCAATTGCCAGCATCATGGTCAACTATCTCGGAGACGACAGGACGCTGGCGCTTGATCCCCGTTCTGCCGGCATCATGCTGTCCTATTACTGGCTGGGCGCGCTGATCGGACGATTGATGGGCGGCTTCCTGCTGCGCCTGACCAGGCCGGGCCTGCTGCTCGCGCTTTTTGCCGCAGCGGCGATAGTGCTCAATATCGTCTCGGCGGTCTCGACCGGCGAACTGTCCGCCTATTCGCTGGTCGCAGTCGGCCTCGCCAACTCGATCATGTTCCCGACCATTTTCAGTCTCGCGACAGAAGGACTGGACGAAGAGGCACCGCAAGCCTCCGGCCTGCTCTGCACCGCCATCGTCGGCGGTGCGATCATTCCGCTGCTGACCGGCGTGGTCGCAGATGCCGGAGGGCTCGCCGTGGCGCTGGTCGTGCCGATGGGCTGCTACGCCGTCATCGCCTGGTACGGCCTCTATGCGGCCCGGAAATAG
- a CDS encoding MFS transporter, which yields MIRRRERLSYAAGDVGFNLIWQSIELYLLFFYIQILQLPLGIAAGIFLIGAVVDWLFDPVIGALADRMAARYPMRSWVLLSGPLIAVALWLAFRSPPLAGYNLAIYAAVTHVGLRFAYGCGNIPYAVLTARITDDPSEQLKLTGLRMQGAALGGLTAATIYALTSGNDAPFLAGALILGLLAQPCFFITWIGVKERVAAPPMPPLSPGQEISHYFALVGSNAALRRLLLTIVVAGLSTTVTAKSILFLFDRDLGNSEWGYWAALLPSAALLITAPLWVSLSARVGLVATLIWAVLLHIGALAMLAIFYSSGLIVATITLAIAIAATCGMSIMFWSMVPIAIRDIETLPDGTGCAAHVYALSNVARKLGQALAPQIIALSLALTGGADATVKGGAVLPGMILAAVICCVAILLYRPTSERRAEASAGLRF from the coding sequence ATGATCCGGCGCCGCGAACGCCTGAGCTATGCTGCGGGCGATGTCGGCTTCAATCTGATCTGGCAGTCGATCGAGCTCTATCTGCTCTTCTTCTATATCCAGATATTGCAGCTCCCGCTCGGCATTGCCGCCGGCATTTTCCTGATCGGTGCGGTGGTCGACTGGCTGTTTGATCCGGTTATCGGCGCGCTCGCCGATCGCATGGCCGCCCGTTATCCGATGCGATCATGGGTGTTGCTGAGCGGCCCCCTGATCGCTGTCGCGCTGTGGCTGGCCTTCCGCTCGCCGCCGCTGGCCGGATATAATCTCGCCATCTATGCTGCGGTCACCCATGTCGGACTGCGCTTTGCCTATGGCTGCGGGAATATTCCTTATGCCGTGCTCACCGCGCGGATCACCGACGATCCGTCGGAACAGCTGAAGCTGACCGGACTGCGCATGCAGGGAGCAGCCCTCGGCGGGCTGACTGCGGCGACCATCTATGCTCTGACCTCCGGAAACGACGCGCCTTTTCTGGCCGGCGCGCTGATCCTGGGGCTGCTGGCCCAACCCTGTTTCTTCATAACCTGGATCGGCGTGAAGGAGCGGGTCGCGGCACCGCCAATGCCGCCCCTGTCCCCCGGTCAGGAAATTTCCCATTATTTCGCCTTGGTCGGCAGCAATGCAGCACTGCGCCGGCTGCTGCTGACGATCGTGGTGGCCGGACTGAGCACGACCGTGACGGCCAAGTCGATCCTGTTTCTGTTCGACCGCGACCTCGGCAATTCCGAATGGGGCTATTGGGCCGCGCTGCTGCCCTCCGCCGCGCTGCTGATCACCGCACCGCTCTGGGTCAGCCTTTCCGCGCGGGTCGGTCTGGTCGCAACCTTGATCTGGGCGGTTCTGCTGCACATCGGCGCGCTGGCGATGCTGGCGATATTCTACAGTTCCGGTCTGATCGTCGCCACGATCACCCTCGCCATCGCCATCGCCGCAACCTGTGGCATGTCGATCATGTTCTGGTCGATGGTGCCGATCGCCATTCGCGATATCGAAACCCTGCCCGACGGCACCGGATGCGCGGCCCATGTCTATGCCCTGTCCAATGTCGCCCGCAAGCTGGGGCAGGCGCTGGCCCCGCAGATCATCGCGCTGAGCCTGGCCCTGACCGGAGGCGCCGACGCCACGGTCAAGGGCGGTGCGGTCCTGCCGGGCATGATTCTGGCGGCGGTGATTTGCTGTGTCGCCATCCTGCTTTACCGGCCGACCAGCGAGCGGCGGGCGGAGGCCAGCGCCGGCTTGCGTTTCTAG